TCCAGGGCGTGTCCTTGGGCAGGCCCAGCGTGTCCCGGTAGAACTGCTGCGGACTCAGCGTGCCGGAGAACAGCACCGTCGCATGCGCCGTCGCGTAGCGCGCGGCCAGATACGGCGCGGGAATCACATTGCGCACGCACAGCGTCGATGGCGGGGTCTTGGCGCTGCTGACGCCCGCCTCGCCCAGCGTGACGTCAAACAGCGCGTGCGAGCCGAACTGCTCGGCCAGCCGCATGAAATGCAGCGCCTCGAAATAGAACCCCAGCAACGGATCGTCTTGCGGCAGCGGCGTCTGGCCGATGAACTCGGTGATGGCCGCCACCGCCTTCTGCACGGCCGTCAGCACGCCGGCCGGCGCGGCGTCATACGCCTGATAGCGTTCCGCCTGCTTCTTGTTCAGCGCGTTCCACGACCGGTGCAGTCCGTCCAGCGGCTTTTTAAGCGACTTGGGCGCCGCATATCGCGCGGCGGTCAGCCGGTTCTGGTCGAGCTCGCCCGTGTACATGCGGCGCGCGCGATCCACCAGGTTGTGCGCCTCGTCGACCAGCACGGCCACCTTCCATTGATGCGCCTGCGTCAGCGCATGCAACATGGCCGTGGCGTCGTAGTAATAGTTGTAGTCGCCCACCACCACGTCGCTCCAGCGGATCAGCTCCTGCGACAGGTAGTACGGACACACGTCGTGTTCCAGCGCGGTGGCGCGCACGGTGGGCGCGTCCAGCCGCGTGTGTTCCAGCGCCGCGGCGCGGGCCTGCGGCAGGCGGTCGTAAAAGCCGCGCGCCAGCGGGCAGGAATCGCCGTGACAGGCCAGATCCGGATGCACGCAGCTTTTATCGCGCGCCTGCAGATCCAGGATCCGCAAGCCCGGCTTGGCAGGCTGCGCATTGATGGTTTCCAGCGCTTCTACCGCCAACCCGCGGCCCGGCCCCTTTGCCGCCAGGAAAAACACCTTGTCCAGGCCCGTGCCCGGACTGGCCTTGAGCAGCGGAAAGATCGTGCCCAACGTCTTGCCGATGCCCGTGGGGGCCTGCGCCATCAGGCAACGGCCATCGCGCGCCGTGCGGTACACGGCCACCGCCAGATCGCGCTGGCCCGCACGAAACTCCCCATGCGGAAATGCCAGCGTCTCAAGCGCCGCGTCGCGCGCCTGGCGGTGCGCCAGTTCCGTCTTGGCCCACGCCAGAAACCGCTCGCATTGCAATTGGAAGAACGCAGCCAGATCCGCGGCCTCGTGCGTTTCGACCAGCACGGTCTCTTCCTCGGTCGCCACGTTGTAGTAGACCAGCGCCACCCGCACGCTCGCCAGATCGCGAGCCTGGCACAGCAGATGGCCGTACACCTTAGCCTGCGCCCAATGCACCACGCGGTGATTCTCGCGCACGCTGTCGAACTGCCCGCGGTAGGTCTTGATCTCTTCGAGCTGGTTGGCGGCCGGGTCGTAGCCGTCGGCGCGCCCGCGCACCAGCAGATCGCCAAACACGCCAGACAAAGACACTTCGGTTTCGTAATCCGCCCCGCGCCGCCCTGTCACCATCGCGTGCCCGGCCATGCCTTCCAGGCCGCTGGGCGCGGGCGTGAAACGCAGGTCCAGATCGCCGGCCCGCGCCGTGAATTCGCACAGCGCCCGCACCGCCACCGCGTAGCTCATGCGGCCTCCTGCAACCAGCTCACGTGGCACACGCGCACCGGCATCCCGTGCGCCACGCAATACTGCAGCCAGCGGATCTGGTTGTCCTGCAGTTTGTCGCCCGGTCCCTTCACCTCGATCAGTTCATACCGTCGCTCGGCGGGCCAAAAGCGCACCAGATCCGGCAGACCGGTCCGGTTGCCCTTCACGTCGCGCAGCAGCCGCGTGAAAAACAGCTTCAGATGCGCAGCCGGCAGGCAGTCCAGCGCCTGCGCCAGCAAGGTTTCGGACAAGGCGCCCCAGAACACGAATGGCGACTGCAAGCCCGCCTTGTCGGCGTACCGCTGCAGGATGACGTCGCGATAGGCGGACGTATCCAGCTGCGCCAGGCAGGCCTCGAAGTGCGCCTGCCGCCGCGCGTGAAAATCCGGCGCTTCCAGGTCGGCGGGTCCCCGTTGGAACGGATGAAAGAACGCGCCCGGCAACGGCGCAAACACGGCCGGCCAGCACAGCAAGCCAAATAGCGAATTGATCAGCGCGTTCTCGACGTAATGCACCGGCGCGTCGTCCTCATGCAGGTGATCGCGCGTCACGTATTCCACCGCGGACGGTTGCGCCGGGCGGGCCAGCGCCAGTTCCGTGCGCGGCAGGATGGGCGCGGCCGCACGTGCCGCCGCGCCCTGCCCCAGCCCGCGCCGCAACCGCGGCATCATGCGCGCCACGCGTTGGCTTTCCTCTTCGCTTTCGGGCGCGTCCGCCGCCGTCATGGCCAGTGCCATCGCGTCCTCGAACCGCTGCATCCGTTCATACACCCGGATGCGCCGATGCCGCGCGCCCGGATAGCCACAGGCCGCGTACACACGCTGGGCGGCTTCCCAGTCCTGCGCGCGTTCGCAGGCTTGTCCGATGCGCAGCAACACCTTGGCGCGGCGCTTTTCCAGCCAGGCGTTGCCGCTGACGCACGCCTCTGCCGCGCGCAGCAGGTCGTCCACGGCCTCGCCCTCGTCCAGCGCCTGCCGGCACGCATGCAACGCCAGGTAGCAGTCCACGTCCGCCCGCGTCTGGAATGCCCGCGACGCCGCATCAAACGGCACGGTCTCGTATTGAAATACGCCCAGATCCGCCAGCACGAACTCCGACCAATCCTGATGCAGATTGCCGAAGAACATGAGGCGCAGCCGTTCGCAGCGGTCCGCCACCATCACCCGCCAGACGGCTTCCAGGGATTCGGGCGCCCAGCCGCAGAACGGCCGGGCGTCGGGCATGTCCGCCCGCAGCGTCTCCAGCATGTCGGCCTTGCGCACGCCCGGCCTGGCTGCCGTCTGCGATGCGAAGACCCGGCACAGCTCGGGCTTGGTCAATAGCGCAAATAGTTCGTCCAGCGACATGGGCGCCCGCCGGTCCAGCCACCCCAACGCTTCAAGCGCTGCGGCCGCCTCGTGGACGGCCGGGATCTCGTCGTACACCAGCCGGCTGGCGCGAAACCACGGCCCGCGCCGCATCAGCATGCGCACCATCAACGCCTGCGACGCCTGCGGCAACGCCGCGAAATCCGCCAGAAAGCGGCAATCGTCTTCATCCAGCAGGTCGGCGTAGCGGTCCGAGACCCACGCTAGCGCGCGCTGGAAATTGTGCAGATAGTAGTAACGGTGGGGGGGCAACATCGGCGGCGGCCGGGTGGACTGTTTATTTATCCAGTAATCATAGCAGGCCGGCCTGCCCGGTTTCTGTCGAAGCGTCACGTACGATGGTCAGGCCCTCTGCCTCATCCGGCTCCACAAAATACGCCGTGATGGCGTCGTACTCGGCGTCGCTGGTGGTAAAGGGGTGCTCGCCCGAGGCATTGCGCACCCGCAGCCGGGCCTTGCAGACCGCGTCGGACACGTCCAGGTAATGCAGCGTGTGGGCGCATCCGGCCTCCTGGGCCACGCCGCGCAGCCACTCGCGGCTGCGGCGCGTATTGGCCGGAAAATCCAGCACCACCGACAGCCCCGCCGCCACCAACGCCACGACATGGCTGCCCATCGCATTGCGCAGGCGGCTGGCGCAGCGCCCGTAGTCCGCCACGTCCACGATCTCGCCCGGATACAGCGCCGCCAGCCAGCGGTCTTCACTGAGCAGCAGGGTCCGGGGCTGCGCCGCCAATCGGGCAGCCAGCGTGGACTTGCCCGAGCCGATCTTGCCGCACAGAAAATGCAGCATGGGTTCGGCAGCGTCGAGGACGGTTTCAGGGGAAGGCATGGAAAGCTCCTGTCGGAAGAAAACCAGGAGGCGGAAACGACAAACCCGCCTCGTGGCGGGTTTGTGTAGCGATGTCCGGTAAACGCGCTAGCCCACCATCAAACCGATGGT
The DNA window shown above is from Achromobacter spanius and carries:
- a CDS encoding AAA family ATPase, with amino-acid sequence MPSPETVLDAAEPMLHFLCGKIGSGKSTLAARLAAQPRTLLLSEDRWLAALYPGEIVDVADYGRCASRLRNAMGSHVVALVAAGLSVVLDFPANTRRSREWLRGVAQEAGCAHTLHYLDVSDAVCKARLRVRNASGEHPFTTSDAEYDAITAYFVEPDEAEGLTIVRDASTETGQAGLL
- a CDS encoding VRR-NUC domain-containing protein, which encodes MLPPHRYYYLHNFQRALAWVSDRYADLLDEDDCRFLADFAALPQASQALMVRMLMRRGPWFRASRLVYDEIPAVHEAAAALEALGWLDRRAPMSLDELFALLTKPELCRVFASQTAARPGVRKADMLETLRADMPDARPFCGWAPESLEAVWRVMVADRCERLRLMFFGNLHQDWSEFVLADLGVFQYETVPFDAASRAFQTRADVDCYLALHACRQALDEGEAVDDLLRAAEACVSGNAWLEKRRAKVLLRIGQACERAQDWEAAQRVYAACGYPGARHRRIRVYERMQRFEDAMALAMTAADAPESEEESQRVARMMPRLRRGLGQGAAARAAAPILPRTELALARPAQPSAVEYVTRDHLHEDDAPVHYVENALINSLFGLLCWPAVFAPLPGAFFHPFQRGPADLEAPDFHARRQAHFEACLAQLDTSAYRDVILQRYADKAGLQSPFVFWGALSETLLAQALDCLPAAHLKLFFTRLLRDVKGNRTGLPDLVRFWPAERRYELIEVKGPGDKLQDNQIRWLQYCVAHGMPVRVCHVSWLQEAA
- a CDS encoding ATP-dependent DNA helicase, translating into MSYAVAVRALCEFTARAGDLDLRFTPAPSGLEGMAGHAMVTGRRGADYETEVSLSGVFGDLLVRGRADGYDPAANQLEEIKTYRGQFDSVRENHRVVHWAQAKVYGHLLCQARDLASVRVALVYYNVATEEETVLVETHEAADLAAFFQLQCERFLAWAKTELAHRQARDAALETLAFPHGEFRAGQRDLAVAVYRTARDGRCLMAQAPTGIGKTLGTIFPLLKASPGTGLDKVFFLAAKGPGRGLAVEALETINAQPAKPGLRILDLQARDKSCVHPDLACHGDSCPLARGFYDRLPQARAAALEHTRLDAPTVRATALEHDVCPYYLSQELIRWSDVVVGDYNYYYDATAMLHALTQAHQWKVAVLVDEAHNLVDRARRMYTGELDQNRLTAARYAAPKSLKKPLDGLHRSWNALNKKQAERYQAYDAAPAGVLTAVQKAVAAITEFIGQTPLPQDDPLLGFYFEALHFMRLAEQFGSHALFDVTLGEAGVSSAKTPPSTLCVRNVIPAPYLAARYATAHATVLFSGTLSPQQFYRDTLGLPKDTPWIDVAAPFQAGQLAVRVVGNVSTRFRDRERSLAPIADLIARQYAERPGNYLGFLSSFDYLKRVADLMRERHPQVPIWLQTPGMDEPGRAAFLARFSETGQGVGFAVLGGAFSEGVDLPGKRLIGAFIATLGLPQVNPVNENMKRAMDLRYGQENGYDYTYLYPGMQKVVQAAGRVIRTEHDEGTVHLIDDRYRRAKVRGLLPGWWQVD